Below is a window of Camelina sativa cultivar DH55 chromosome 11, Cs, whole genome shotgun sequence DNA.
AACATCATGGAGGGTTCAAGTCAAAGTCATCCATTCATGGCGTCTAAACATCGAAAATGGTGAAACACTTGAGTTGGTTTTGTCAGATTCGATGGtaagattttacaaaatgttTACGTTTACGAGATACAATTATTTTCAATTACTAATGCATCTTATGTCTTTCATACTTTCAGAGTAAAAAGATTCATGCATCAGTCAAGAATTCATTGGTAAACAAACATGTGAATAGGCTTACTATTGGTAACTGGGTTTTCATTGAGACATTTGCTCTTAGCTATGCAACTGGTCAATTCAGACCAACCACGCATCTTTACAAGATGTCATTTACCAATGGAACTATGGTAATGGACAGTGACCCTGTTTCTGATGCTAGCTTCCTTACCTTAACTAAGTTCAAATCCATCCACAGTGGTCAAGCTAATCCCCACATATTTGTTGGTAAGTATGTACTTAAAATAGTTTCAATATAcactcaatatatatatttaaaggtTCCATTTTGCAGAGGTTATTGGTCAAATTGTGAGTTTGGGTGAATTGGAGGACCTCGAAGCCAATAACAAGCCTACCAAAAAACTCAATTTTGAGCTACGGGACGAAACGTAATGCTTATCTGCTACTGtgtctatattattattatgttttgtaacATTTGCAATCACTAATCCAACTTACTCATTTTATGTGACAGAGATGACAGAATGTCATGTACCTTGTGGGGTTCATTGGCCGGGCACGTATTTACATACGTGTCAAGACTCTGATGGAAGCATCATCACCTGTGTCCTCAGATTTGTGAAGATAAAATCCTTCAAGGGTAAAAACATTTAAGCGTTAGAAATTGTTTATCATTTAACAGATGCATTATTCAACATACTTATGATTCTACTTAATCAGGTGTAAACTATTTGACTAATTCGTTTGATGCATCTCAAGTCCATGTGAACCCACTATTCAATGAAGTTGATGTTTTCAGACAAGTGTAAACCTATCTATTCATTAACTTTCTATTATCTTTCTTCCGATTATAAGTGAGTTTGTATTGTTATCCTGAATATATACATAATCGTGCTTTAACAGGCTCCCCGATGATGGGCTCTCTCTCATATGTCGTCAGAGACAACCAAGGTGGGGGATGGTTGCTGTTCAAGCTGATAATGCAGAAGATTTTCCTAGGAGAACTATTGAAGAGTTGAAGAATTCTGTTGAGGTATGTAAAGCTTATGTTAATGATATGAGATTATTCTAGATATTCAACAAAAAACATCTATCTACAGATTGGAAAGGCAAGGATTCATGTCACTGTCTACGCCATTGACACAGACTGGGCTTGGTACTATATTAGTTGTCGTTCTTGCAATAAGAAAGTCGAGAAAGTAAACGATGGGGATAATGGGTTGAATAACAAAAGGTCAAAACCAAGGTTTTGGTGTTACAATTGCAATACTGTCGTCACTAATGTTGTATCACGGTAatggaaaaaaaccaaacattcAAACTATttcaaatctatatttattacttTACAATCAAATcccatttatatttattactttctctatatttttagGTTCATGCTCTATGCTAATGTCATGGACTCTACTGGTGAGACAAAATTACTGTTGTTTGATTCTATTTGCTCTGAGATCATTGGGCAGTCTGCCCCATCAGTTCTTGGTGGCTCAGTTGATGAGGTTAGCTAATCATAAGATAATTTTCCCTGTAATTTAGGGTATGACAATGTCTCTAACTGTTTCATTTAAATTCGCCTTTAGATTATAGATCCAGAAAATTTGCCTGATCCAGTGAAAAGTCTTATTGGAAAGACTTATCTCTTTCTGGTAAATGTCGAGAAAGCTCACATATTTGATGGTAAAGACAACTACAAGGTCTCCAAAGTCCTCTTGAAAGATGGGTTACTCGACGAACAACTGTTGGAAAATTCATCTGACACACTAAATGCAACACCTACTGTAACTGGTGACCAAGTATATGATCTACACATTAATCCGCTATAAAAATTAGG
It encodes the following:
- the LOC104723139 gene encoding replication protein A 70 kDa DNA-binding subunit B-like produces the protein MTECHVPCGVHWPGTYLHTCQDSDGSIITCVLRFVKIKSFKGVNYLTNSFDASQVHVNPLFNEVDVFRQVLPDDGLSLICRQRQPRWGMVAVQADNAEDFPRRTIEELKNSVEIGKARIHVTVYAIDTDWAWYYISCRSCNKKVEKVNDGDNGLNNKRSKPRFWCYNCNTVVTNVVSRFMLYANVMDSTGETKLLLFDSICSEIIGQSAPSVLGGSVDEIIDPENLPDPVKSLIGKTYLFLVNVEKAHIFDGKDNYKVSKVLLKDGLLDEQLLENSSDTLNATPTVTGDQGPLMLECSPQVTDSTTPSSKRIYPANSGTSNQNSTSKKLCIEPVDLEKSNPEFRAERVHEKTQGSNNKDGVGKQMGVYDGSVVTKSMDEGKEKPVGVKIKVEKKE